ATACTATAACCTTAAATCTACTACCATACTATGATAATTGATAAAAACGCTCTCAGGTCTTACTGTCCGGTCAATATTGCCTATAACAAGCTTGTTTATTTTCCAATATTTTCttccaatattttattttaatcggttttaaatgtttattttattttttaaaattttttctTAGCATTCAAAAGTAGTGTCACCGTTTAAACCCGTTACCTTTCAGTAAATGTGCAGCGGCATTGAACGAGACCCCGGCCTAGATGGATCAAATGAACCGCCAGTGCGTGGCGTGAATTAGTCGTCACAATAGGTGGCGAATTTTCTTTGTGACATAAGCGAAAATTGTATATTTACTGGCGTAATCAGAGATTGGTTTTACAAGGAATACTACTGACCGTATGTATAAAATATGGACAAAAGTAAATTCGTCTCtttataacacacacatacatacctatgtgtgtgtgtgtgtatattatatatatatatatatatatatatatatatatatatatatatatatatatatatatatatatatatatatataccaaccaAGCTTAATGTTTGTACAACCCTTAGCAAACAAGTACGCACCGGATAacattttgcagtgttttttttttttttttttaaataaaaataatttgatctTTAATATCCCATGAAGCACTCTCAAAAATGGTTCATACAATGCGTTCGTAGCAGAGTAACGTTTCCCGGTTCAGAGTCCACTTGGATCTTATCGAGGAACCATTGCCTTTCAAGATAGGAACTCGTAAGCCTTCCTCTTCCAGAGAACACAAAGACTCCAACTCTTTCCAACGTTTTAACGGCCATTTAAGTGACATGGGCCTGTTTAACATGTAATGCAACCCTAAGCACAGTTAAATGGTGCGGTATTCCTTGATAGCCCTGTCTTGAAGGATTTTATTATGAAAGGAATCCCAAACGTTTAGTGGCATTATTACAACATTTCTACCAATTCAAAACACTTGATTTAACAACACATGTCCTTGCAAAAATGAAaactgggttttaaaaaaaaaaacacaagttggATAACTGGTTCTGGTTCTCAAATCCGTTAACCGAATACTTCTAGATGTCTTGAGTTCAATTTACACCGAGAGCATGCAGTTATAAGGTTGACTCCATTGCTTTCCATGTTGTGAAACCAACATAAAAATGTAACTCCTACTACCTTACAGTTAGAGGACTCGGTACATCAATACTAAAAGTTTAGGGTGCTAACTGCAGAACTCAGGACACAATAAAGAGGTACCATGAGGAATGCTAAccatttattcacatttttgtataGATAAAAACATCCTTTATAAcaccaataaaaaaagaaaagatcatGTTATATGCAAGAAGCATTTCACTCCTCAGTAAGATTAAATAGACCGTATGCGTACCTGGTACTTCTGAGCTGGCTGCTGTGGGATCCGCTGCTGCTGGCTAGGTGACTTGACTGGGAGTGCCCAGTTTCATAAGAACTCTTCCGCTTGAGATTAGAGTAACTTTGGTAAGCTAGTGCCCAGCCCCACCTTCCAGGAAAGGACCATAAAACATGCCACTGACTGCTGTGAACGTACATGCCTGTCATTACGGTTTACTTGCACCTTTATATCTTCATTGTACAAAAACCCAGAAGTGAGGCTTTTCTTTTACTGTACGAACCAATTCGCAATAATAATTTCAgaccccactttttttttttaaagtaatactttaaaccattttttttctagTCATGCCCTTCCATAGGTCAACAGAAGTTTAATTGTGTAAGAGTGCATATATACAAGTAaatttaccacatcaacacaccatagCTCATGTGGTAAATTTATTTTCGAATcaatcggtgtgtgtgtgtgtatatatatatatatatatatatatatatatatatatatatatatatatatacacacacacacacacacacacacacactacaagaAAGAAATGTTCCGGTTGAGATAATACAGACGCTGTGACTCTAATCACGTAGCAGCCTGATCTTTGTTACCTGTGTGGGTGTGAGGGTGGATACCTTGGCTTCAAGTGGTTGGAGATAAGCAGCTTGGCAGTCAATTATACAAACACTTTTTGCCAACCCCTCAAAAACATGGAAAACATATTTGTAAACCAAGAAATTAAAACCCTTAAAAGGCTTCTGACCACTGAGCAATTCCATTGCATTAGAAAACAAGCATTTTTATTATACTGAATATGTAAAATATTTCTCATTCATTCACATTAATTAGCAAAtctaatatttaaataatatatatataatatatacaaccaATCTACATATCGCCAccttattttaaaaaagacaaacataacAAAATACATAATTCACAACCAGAATCATTTGCTCAAATTTTTTTGTTCTATCTGGCCTTTAAACATAAAAACTTTTTCAAGGCCACTGCGCAGGTCTTTTTTGGCAAAGTACTTCTCAtattgctttttgtttgtttcacacaACTGTCTACAgtaaaaaacagtaaaatgtcCTATTACTTCCTGAACTGGATGCAGGGACTGAATTGCTCCACACATGAAGTTTCCTTAAGGCGGTCATTTGACTATGAACAAAAGTACAAACAATTGCAATACTACACAATAGCTAACGTAGCCTAATTGCTTGACCTACTGACCAAGGGCAAATGTATTCTAGCCTACAAAGCCAGTGCAACCACTGCTTAATATTGACCTGAAAAGACTCCCCcaggtttaaataaattaaaataggaAGAAAATAAATCAACAGGCTTCTAAAAAAATCAAAGTGTTCACAATGAAATATTTCAGCTGGAGTCTTGTTGACTATGACAACAGCTTCTTCCTGCTGTAGGGCCTGTTCACTGATCGCTGCCTGGACGCTCCGTTAAACGGGGACATGTCCTGCTCTGCGACCATGGGTGCTGCCGCCTTCTTCTGTGCAGACGTGTCCAGGCTGGACTCATCATCTGTGAAAAGGATTACAACATCAATCTGTGAACCTAGGTCTTAATCAAATAAAAAGGATGTAGAAGTATTTACATACAaaccaaacagacagacacagcccCAACAGCAAAACATATAATCTACATCTATTATTAGATTAGAAGAAGTGAAACCCACTGACTTCAAAAAAGCATTTCTGTACACAAGTTCAATCAAACTTACCTGTTGCATAGCTCTTCTTGTTTGAGGAAGGGGTCTTGCCCCTATACAGCAATGGAGATTGAGTCAACGCCAGCAGGCCACTTGCAGATACAGGCTTCCTCAATTTGCAGCTTGGCGGAGTCACacctatagaaaaaaaatacattacgaTTACATTATACAGCAGAGTAGCAAGAAAGGTCAAACTGATAGGCTGCTGCCTGAAAACTGCCTCCTCTCTGCTAATCTGGATTCAGCACCACCTGGAACACTTTCTTGACAGGCCTTTAACAGCAGATGACAAGTATATCTTAACAGAATCTCAAGAACCACAACAGAGCACGGTAATCAAGTTGAAAAGCCCTGTCAATATATTAAGTTCTTAACATGCTCTTAGAATGCCTTAGAGTGGAATCACTTAATATAATTTTGTCTGCAGTAAGGTGGTCAGTGCAACTCTGCTGAACAGCGATTGGAAAGACTTAGGGAAGCTGCACGTCTAAACCAAGAGATCTTACCCGAGATGACAAAGTCTTTGTCAATGAAAAACTGGTTGTCGCACTGCAGGGATTCGCTGTCTCCCCATTGGTTACACAGACCTCCGGTGATGTCCGAATCCTCAAGCTGGCTTAGAAGGGGTTTCTTCGCTCTCCTCTGACCATCCTCTTCATCTGGGGAAAAGGCCTCGCTGCTGCCTCTCTTCCTCGACCTAAGACCAAACGCCTCTCTGGAGTCTTGTCTGTCACCATGATCCAAAGATTGAATATCCTGGAGCCTGCAGACTCCTTCCAGGTCAGGATCCTCCAGCAATTTCAAATTTTCAGCCTCCTTGCTAAGAGGCACACCTACTACCCACTTCTCCTTATTGCCAACACCTGCGCCTCCAGCCTTCTTCCTCCGGGGCCAGTTGATGAGGCTCTCTGGGGTGGACCTGCCTCGTCTCTGAGGTGAGGGAGTCCAGGGGGCAGCTTCTCCGATTCCAGaaggggagggggtgctggaatgcTGCGTTGGGGTGTAGGACTGACAGATATAAGTCTGCACCCCACCTTTTCCTGGCGTTGTTTTACCAGGTGTACCATGAGCGCAAAGCGAAGAGGGGGAAGCATATCCGGTGTCCCTGCGCTTGGGGTAACGAGTGAGCGGACTGGCTGGTCCTGCTCTTTTTGTCTTTGTGCTGCCCTGGGGTAACACCTTCAGGCTACTCTCTACACCAGTCTCCCCGGCGTTAAAGGAATCTGTTCGTTTGAACTTCAGTTTGTGCAGTCCCGAAGCCTGCATCTCCAGCTCTACCTGGTAGGAGGGGGTATTTGGAGTGGCTGGGCTGCGCCGTTGGCTAGGTGTTCGAGAGGTCCGGGGAGTGGAAAACTTTGGGGGTTCCTCTGGGCTCCTAAGACGGGCGGCTGCCCGCCTCTGCTGGCGATCAGGGGTCAAACGGAACCCATAACTGGGTCCAGTGGTGGAAGAGGAGTCTCCTAGTTTTCTGGATGAAAATTCAAACACCTCATCAGACCTTGAGGGCTTTCTGGTGAAACAAATATTCATTTTAAGATCCTCTGTTTTTAGGATTGTGGCTTCAGAGATTTCAATGCTCTCCTCCTCTTCTGTTGTTGCGAAAGACCCAGATGTGCATGTGCTAGCCTGGGAAGAAGAGTCTAGCCTCTCTGAAACAGATACCACGTCAGACTGGGAAATGGCTTTGTTCTGGGAGAGCTCCGAGGATCCTGGCAGCTGTTTACAAACACCTGTCTGGGTGCTGCCCATGCTGTCTGACTTGAAGGCTCTCTTTAGTTTAGGGGGACTAATCTCATCAGTGCTGGCAGTCTGCTGCAGGTACCCACAGGACCTTGAACTTGAAAGCAATCTGGCTTTCTCCCGATTCTTTCTGCCACCCAGTGGCTTGCTCACGATGTTGGGCTTAACAGGGGAGCTGGAAAATGCACTTGCAAGCGCTGTTGTATCAGCGGTCTCTAGCCTGTCTGTTAAAGTTGTTCCTCCCATCTTCTGAAGGTTTTTCCTTGGTGTGACATTATTGTTGCTACTTTTCAATGGCGTCCATACAGGGTTTTTAGGAGGAGTTCCTTTCAAAGGTGTTCCTCCTGACCTTGTAAAAATCCTCTGTGGAATGAGAGgacttttctgttgagtcctagCAGGTTGTTTAACAGGAGAGGAATTGCCACAAAGCTCAGCTCCAGCATCAGCATCATTTCTCAATGGCGTACAGGATTTGGAGGCTTTAGGTGTTCTTGGAGTTAGGGGGGCAACCAAGCTTGTTTTCCAAGGTTTTTTCTCTGGGGTAAAATGTCCTGCCTTCTGGGGGGAATGTTCAAATAGTGAATGATCTTTTCTTGGAGTGCCTAATTGTCCACTGATTCTCAGTGAAGTTCTTGTGGCAATTTGTTTTGGTGGAGTTCCCACTGGAGAGTTGGGAGCACATGGACCCTGGCAGCTCCTTAAAGTTACTGGTGAATTTGTTATGCTCTGGGATCTTGGATGAGTTTGCAGGGTACATGCTTTTTGAGGGGTTGTCATTAACGCTCTTGGCGTACCTGGTGTTTGAGGACTCTTTCTTGGGGTACCATTTTTTTTAGGTGTCCTTAACATTCTGGGGGAGTGGCGAGATGGATTGCAGGGGGACTCCGGTACTTTGAACGCCACATGAGCTTGTCCTTGAAGCCTGGGTTTTTGTGGAGAAGGCGACCAGGTCACAGTTTTTTTGGGTGTTCTGGTTGGGCTTTGCAAAATACCAGACTTTGCATGTGTTCTTGCAGGCAATAAGGATTCCACAAAGTTCTTTACTGGTGTCCTCAGACGGTTGCCTGGTGAGCTATCCTTGAGAGGAGTTCCCAATACCAAACGCTGGCTTCTCCGGACAGGAGATTTGAAAGGACTGCCACCTAACTTCCAAGAAGATGACCCATGTGTCTCTGATCTTATTCCCAGGACAGGGCTCATCACAGGGGTTTGGCATGGGATCCTGGTGGGTGTACGTGGAGACTTCCTAGGAGTTACGCCTCTGCCCGTGGGGCTCCATAGCTTCCTATGAGCTTTTCTAGGAGTCTTCTTAGGAGTCTGTAgaataaattaaatattcaaactGGTTTTGCTCCCTCTTCAACAATTTAATGGCACTGTATTAGTGACATGGGTGTGGTACGTACCTGACACACTAGTTCCTCCGAAACCTGCTCTTCCATACCAGCCCTTCTCTCTTCCCTGGAACCACAGGCTTCAGAGTGGCTGGGAGAGCGCATGGCACCAAACAGCAGCCGTACTGGAGACCTGATGGTCTGAATATCCAGCATGCCTGAAATACAAGCATTGTTTCGATTACACACAAACAAAAGTAATACCTTAGTGAAATGACCTACATTTTACCGGACATCAGCAAGTACACCAATACTCCATCTGGTAACCCCCAACCGCCACCTCCCCTGCTCGTAAATAATAGTTTGGTTTGTTTACTCCTCCCCAGACATACTGCAATCTACAAAAACAGTAAACTGAAAATCATCACAGGAGGATTATTTTACCacatttaaaaaggtaaaaacatTAAGGCATGCAAAACTGACATCCTGAAAATAAGGAAAAAAGGTATTTCTAAAATGTGGACCTTGCTGATAACCTGCAAGCCAAGTGCCGTACTCACCTGCTTTGCTATCACTCAGGGTCAGTTGGGAAGCCGAATGGACCCTCTCCAGGTTCCGAGACCGGGGCTGGGAACTGGAGTAGAAGGAGCTGGAGTGCCTCCTGCCGAAAGAGAGCTTCTTGATTCGAGGGCTCCTTCTCAAGTCAGTCTCTACAATcagaaatgaaaatgaatgatTGATTTGAAGAGCATTGGCTGATGGTGGGAAATGACTGGATTACAACACCTCAGTGCGCAACCTTTATTTACACAAGATGGTTTGTGCTCCCTACACCTTTGTTGCTGGGGTTTCAAGCTGCGAATATATATTGTAAGGTTATTGGCAGGTGTATGTGTGGATGTTTTCCCAGTTTACATACCGATGGCTAGTTTCACATGCCCAGATTAGAAACAGtcctggactaccttacctaaaccAGATGAAGAGCAAACTCACCATTTTCTGGCTTCACAGGGGATTCCTCCACAATGCAGACTTCAGAAGCTGTTATTGAGTTCCTGAATCACATAGAAAATACAATTCACTACAGTACAAACATCAATAATGTGTTATTGGTATCATTGGCAATAGTTAAGTATTTATCTTAAGACACTTatgcactaaaatacagtaatccgtcgtgtatctacctgtcacatatccgccctaaccaacctcttcagcaacgttagtttattactgaacagagaagattagttcaaatattgtagatcctaccaaagttttcgtacactgtgttgtatgtgctccgtgcgctgccattgctggtagtgtcacgtgaccTGTTCAATGTGTTAATATGCAAATAAATTCTGTTTGCCTGCGGTGCATATCAGCTTGAaactccgtctcgatctcctgcctgtcactcagcagcaaatgcacgcatccacacggCTACTTTGTCACAAGCATCAAtatcctgtatctttctaaacaagggatttaggggagctccctaataaaagctgaatctcaaaacaataattgtgtgaatatagtaattctTACAGCTGTGGATTCAttcaaaacaggattcatttatccgcccttactctggtcccaccgtaGTCAGCCATGCGACCAATTACTGCAGTTAACTCTCTCATTAACAATAGCAAACAATTAagagcagtttttcttttcttttttgaagcCATGGAAACAACCTTGGAGTTTCAGTTGTACTGACCTTCCTTTAATCTGTCTGTGCAGCAGCCTGTTTGAGACCTGCTTGTGCAGAGGTGTTTCCATGACCTTTTTAGTCAGAAGCTTGTGATTATCTGAAACTGGAAACAGTACAACATTCAGCATAAAGAGCACATACTAAAAATAAGTCACAAGAACCTTTGTATTGACAGATCCAGTTTAGCTACGTTTAGCAGATTTTTCCTTCTTTAAAGGTTGCAGAAACCACACCTTCAACAATTAACTTCAATACTGTTGTGCATTTGtatgatattatattatataacagCATGCATATAATTTTGTTCTAGAGGTAAAATGCCATGATTACCTTTCACATCATCCTTAGACCTTGAACGCTTGTGCCTCAGTCCCTCCACAGCAGATACAGACTGGCTCCTTGGTAGCTTAGCTTTTTTAATAGAACTGTGTGACTCTTGATTAAACAGGTTCCGGCGTACCTTTGTTACCTCTGCAGAAAAAGACATTAGTAAAAAGCACAAGTTAAGTAGGAAATACCCGTTCAATACACATTGCTCTTATTAGCCAAGTTGGGGAGACATGCTCAAGTAGGAACAAGTGGGAATGGGATCGACACCCAGATTGTGTGACCCACAAGGAGCACAGCTGGCTGCCAAGAAAATAATTCAACCATAATAAAGCAGAACTGAGTTCAAGATTGTTTAAAAGATATCTTTGAatttaaacattataaaaaaggacaaaacagGTCAcctctaaaaataaaaatgttgtctcAGAAGTTACTTTGTGTGAATAACAAATAACTTGAAATACTCACCTTGTACTACTTCTTTGGGTGGTGGTGGTTCAGGACAAGGTAGCTCCACAGCAAAAGAAAGACGAGACTTAACGCTTTCCTAATAAATAAGACAAAATCAGCAATATTAAAACCTGTTCCGcgcattttgtttgtttacaaatgaTCTTTTGAAAAGTATATTGCAGGATTTTCCCAtaaagtacccccccccccccccccatttacccTTTTTGTAGACTtcttgggcatttcaatttgccGTAAACTCTGAGATGCATCACTCATGCTTCGATGACGAGTCAGCATACCACtcctaaagaataaataaaatagtataggtagtatttcaaacacatttaaaaaggtaCACGCATACATCGATAAATATCTATTCTACAGAACACATTATACCTGCAAGTTCAGATAAAGgtgtaatatttaaacaaaacaaaaaatacctaGGCCACACTGCATATACACCTCTGGCTACACAGTTTCTATGTTCTGCACTTTATTCCACTTTCTTGGGGGCAGTCTCACCTTTTTTTCTCGGCTGATCTGGTGCGCAGGTTTTCAAGACGCTCCCCCCCAGCTGAGGATGTACTGGGGGCTGCCGAAAGCTGTGAAGCAGCTGGAGAGTTGCTCTCCTGTGTCATTGACTCATCGCTGAAGAAATCTGAAGGAAGAACCGAAGTCAACTTTTCAGGCAGCTGTGTGCCAAGACTGGAGTACATATCCCCAAGGATCGTTGGAACGGTGTTGATGTacctgcaaaagaaaaagaatccTTGCCTGTTAAGGTTTTAGTTCCTTCTGGATGGTACAATCACACAGATATGTATTACTACTCTTATCTAGggtatatttacagtttacataCAGACCATGCAGTGTTACAAGTCTACACCACTTTTACCAACACGTCCAAATAGATCCATATATGTAAATTAAGCAGTTAAAGACTTACACTATAAGGATCTCTTCTTCCAGGAACTTAGCGAGGTAAGATGGGTCTTTAGACAAGGAGATAATGCGCAGCATATCTGTAATCTGGATTTACAGAAAAAACAGTGAATACTATGagaccaaaaacatttcacaggTTCAAAACCAGCCAAGTTAAAATGAAGTCAGCCAGATAGACACAGGGTCTACAAACAACTTCCAATCTGAAATGCAAGAAGTGTGAAATACATATTCTTTTACTTCTCTCGTCAGCCACAAGATGTCAGTTATGACTCACTTTTTACTAATTGAAGTAACTAAAGATTGAGACACGGTAGAAAGTCAAATACAATCTAACTGGCACTGTAGGTAGTATGGATTTATAGAACAAACACATTCATGCATTTGGTTTAAAATTTCACATAAAACGTAACAGTACTGCATGTGTaatataaataaaaggaaaatggCAATGCAATTGACAATTCACCTGCATTTTTACAGTTCTATTTTGAACTTACTGaatgaaagttatttaaaacatgttattataTGTTTCTTTATTGTAATACAgtgagtaaaacaaaataaactttcttCAGTTTTACTTGCCTCCTCTACCAGTTGTTCCAGGCCGTCTGTGTCAGTCTGAACAGAGGGGCACTGGAGACACATCTCCAAACGCAGCACAACCTGCAGCTGGCACCTGGACAGTAACCACAATACAAGCATTACGTCTTCAATCATAAAGTCCAAAAGGAAACCGTGCCTGTTTACTTCAGGTGAACCCTGTTTGTCCACGATGACCACCTGGTTTGCATCACCTTGCatgtcagtttctttaaataaCTGACCGGTATTAGtagtatgtttttgtttcatcAACGTTCTTGGTTTTGGAATAGAACCATCAAGTATTCCATGTCATAAGGAAGACCCCAAAAAGGCTCACAGAAGTAGTGTcattaaaattaacaaaaaataaataaacatattatatatatatatatatatatatatatatatatatatatataaaagaattcagaaccacctttcattaattagaaataaaaaaatgaatgaaccagtagtacagcacttcaccagtcagggacatgacaaacgatgtaaagtttgtagtattagaacagctcaaattagacaatgcgacatatagaagaataaaagaaagtaaatggaaaaATAGACTGAAcgcgattatgccagcgggactcaacagaaaagaatgaactaattaacttcaataaatatataacatttaaataaataaacaaaattcattcaaaagttgtgcatgctgatgcgctggggaggccaaatctagactgatcctcagagccagcattgcatgttATAAtcaaaatataagtttatataaagtagtgttaattagaattaatatagattcaaagatagaagtaaaaatgatgtcacaatatatagaacaccattacatcatgtaagaataaatcatggatttgaatgtaaacaataacaagtagttgtcatgtcgtcaaaaacctataaatacctccaatgttttgattcaaacacaggctcccttgagaaagatatgtacaacatatcgaaacgttgggcagctggctctttgagctaaaatattatatatatatatataatctgtctggaatgtttaaatggtttaatCTGTATTAATGTGTTCAAATAAACTGTTAATAATTTATCCATAACCAATTAACACTCAATATTGTTCAATgaagaaatattaaaacaaactaaaattcaaagacaaatgtttcaacagaAGTCTTTCAATGTCTTTATAACAAAAGTCAAAATGTTTTTCTTCAAATAACTGAGAATGTTCTTAAGTTTATTTgttatgaaaataaatgcaatttaaatacagcacaaaTAAATTATAAGCCCTAGATACTCACTCGCGAACCTTTGCTTCATTGTCTTGTGCGTTTGCGTACTGCTGTCTGATCAATTTGCTGGACTTAACAAGGTTTTCCTGCACAAATTGGGCACAATTCACCTGCAACAGAGATGGAtgaaatattgattttttttcccctaagTGTATCATAAATGGGCCTCTTGCTGCCTCAGGTCACATTTCATCAGTTCAAAATAAGTATTAAATTTGAGCTGAAATCGCTTACTATCCCACAATGTGTACAAATCTGACACCCGGTCATTTTCTTATCCATTATAATGAAATGAATTGTTTTTGGATCTGACATCAATCCATGTCCTTTACAGCTTTATAATAAGAATATGTTTTATGCcatcattttcaagtatttcattTGCTGTAACTTACTTCTGCATCTCCTAGGACCTCACATAAGTACAAGACATTCTCAGCGGGAGAAATATAATTGTAAAATACAATGGGAAGTGCAGCAAGAAAGAATATTAAGTGTTCCACTCAAAAGGCTATCAAATAGAGCCCCTGTATTCCCATTAATGGCATTTAGAGGTTTGAGAGGAGAGTTCTTGATAATTGGAACCTTTCCCACACACTCAAAGCTGTAATCAATATCCttcctataaaataaatatgttcagTTTACCTCCAGTTCTTGGTTGTCTGTTGATTTCAGAAATGTTTCAATGAGATTAAGGGAGTTCTGGACTTGCGTAACCAGAGAGGAGTCTCGTTCGGTCACAGCCTTCTGGTAACTCTCCTTAAGATGGGACAGAAGCTCCTCTTCACTTTTAAAATCtaagaacacaaaaaaaaaatcatgaaaatcTCAAGAGgaaattttaatttatttatccaATAATCTCAACTCTTGACATA
The DNA window shown above is from Acipenser ruthenus chromosome 24, fAciRut3.2 maternal haplotype, whole genome shotgun sequence and carries:
- the LOC131700601 gene encoding treslin-like isoform X1, which produces MVSRNLVFLIDTSSSGDRTVSGGVCAEANLLKHGVLKILNYFGCRFGLDKVKWGYKFYNSRGARGKIYRASDFKELKAKNFEDFEGECQSKFEENQAGETLDKGKLLAPKAQVIQTALKETLLDFQWDRPDITSPTKPVLRPRRRGQLPGSKVPPNLALAEDELSLKSQNVVFLVSTCPHSTAELQAFMCSGGRSDSYKDVLEDILPRAVQEMIFQNKVALHWLDTTACKKLMESPDHAGYEVLSEVLRQAGGSLVPFHGILGQSLLGRDGAGGSPLMQCLPFTGGSLIHLPGVREAVFPFDSSINYLMSSERIYRAAFPVQCGLLRCGEAEMIICSISLESMSSRQSALPNPVNITLKEALTDWSCLKPRVMRTDTWVVQQAKETAGSDEEKIAFQQLLKELAVQSLHMVVSVDVSGGFPPCTGVLSPLSATTALLTLLYPEPTSDGGLLLNELVSQGSDELSTDLPDIVSSVLNHVYDCIEDEQENSSEDPPVPDWAQQELSSTYPGPSALVEGWFPLSDQSGVSSNLMESIRLLHAAPEEDELDEGTSSNPEQDLTACLSELYQGTASSEDSEQQGRKRSGGPRTPVRQKMKTMSRSLQMLNVARLNVKAQKSQPDEPQPSERGPVKQGKRRSGDKQGGKAGRNSTHFKSEEELLSHLKESYQKAVTERDSSLVTQVQNSLNLIETFLKSTDNQELEVNCAQFVQENLVKSSKLIRQQYANAQDNEAKVRECQLQVVLRLEMCLQCPSVQTDTDGLEQLVEEITDMLRIISLSKDPSYLAKFLEEEILIVYINTVPTILGDMYSSLGTQLPEKLTSVLPSDFFSDESMTQESNSPAASQLSAAPSTSSAGGERLENLRTRSAEKKRSGMLTRHRSMSDASQSLRQIEMPKKSTKRESVKSRLSFAVELPCPEPPPPKEVVQEVTKVRRNLFNQESHSSIKKAKLPRSQSVSAVEGLRHKRSRSKDDVKVSDNHKLLTKKVMETPLHKQVSNRLLHRQIKGRNSITASEVCIVEESPVKPENETDLRRSPRIKKLSFGRRHSSSFYSSSQPRSRNLERVHSASQLTLSDSKAGMLDIQTIRSPVRLLFGAMRSPSHSEACGSREERRAGMEEQVSEELVCQTPKKTPRKAHRKLWSPTGRGVTPRKSPRTPTRIPCQTPVMSPVLGIRSETHGSSSWKLGGSPFKSPVRRSQRLVLGTPLKDSSPGNRLRTPVKNFVESLLPARTHAKSGILQSPTRTPKKTVTWSPSPQKPRLQGQAHVAFKVPESPCNPSRHSPRMLRTPKKNGTPRKSPQTPGTPRALMTTPQKACTLQTHPRSQSITNSPVTLRSCQGPCAPNSPVGTPPKQIATRTSLRISGQLGTPRKDHSLFEHSPQKAGHFTPEKKPWKTSLVAPLTPRTPKASKSCTPLRNDADAGAELCGNSSPVKQPARTQQKSPLIPQRIFTRSGGTPLKGTPPKNPVWTPLKSSNNNVTPRKNLQKMGGTTLTDRLETADTTALASAFSSSPVKPNIVSKPLGGRKNREKARLLSSSRSCGYLQQTASTDEISPPKLKRAFKSDSMGSTQTGVCKQLPGSSELSQNKAISQSDVVSVSERLDSSSQASTCTSGSFATTEEEESIEISEATILKTEDLKMNICFTRKPSRSDEVFEFSSRKLGDSSSTTGPSYGFRLTPDRQQRRAAARLRSPEEPPKFSTPRTSRTPSQRRSPATPNTPSYQVELEMQASGLHKLKFKRTDSFNAGETGVESSLKVLPQGSTKTKRAGPASPLTRYPKRRDTGYASPSSLCAHGTPGKTTPGKGGVQTYICQSYTPTQHSSTPSPSGIGEAAPWTPSPQRRGRSTPESLINWPRRKKAGGAGVGNKEKWVVGVPLSKEAENLKLLEDPDLEGVCRLQDIQSLDHGDRQDSREAFGLRSRKRGSSEAFSPDEEDGQRRAKKPLLSQLEDSDITGGLCNQWGDSESLQCDNQFFIDKDFVISGVTPPSCKLRKPVSASGLLALTQSPLLYRGKTPSSNKKSYATDDESSLDTSAQKKAAAPMVAEQDMSPFNGASRQRSVNRPYSRKKLLS